The following coding sequences are from one Streptomyces sp. V3I7 window:
- a CDS encoding DsbA family protein: MVEKLGLDVEGLHRAFSTHEFAQRIQDDIDGGIRSGVNGTPSFFINGQMYQVKGSFHELADPIGRLIAQSRASS, encoded by the coding sequence ATCGTCGAAAAGCTCGGTCTGGACGTCGAGGGCCTACACCGGGCTTTCAGCACCCACGAGTTCGCGCAGCGCATTCAGGACGACATCGACGGAGGCATCCGTAGCGGTGTCAACGGCACTCCGTCGTTCTTCATCAACGGTCAGATGTATCAGGTGAAGGGCAGCTTCCACGAACTCGCCGACCCGATCGGCCGGCTCATCGCCCAGTCGCGTGCTTCTTCGTGA
- a CDS encoding LLM class flavin-dependent oxidoreductase, translated as MTPSRVPLSILDLVPVASGTDTPTALNQSVELAQLADSLGYHRYWYAEHHNVVTFASSATSLLICRAAENTRRIRLGSGGVMLPNHSPLMVAEYYGTLAEMFGDRIDLGLGRAPGTDPVTAAALRRGTAAQDTFVEDVVELHSYLSSRDAGPASVKALPGQGTEVPLWMLGSSLDGAAVAAYLGLPYAFASHFAPQLRHEALALYRSRFSTEFITAEIKRPYAMAGVNVLVAPTDDEAHYLFTTAQQMAAGIRTGRRGPLPPPVKDLAAALSPEVARFVDDFQQVRAVGSPETVVDELKAIVADLEVDELIITTYTHDPAHRLRSFALLAEAWGLPGHVD; from the coding sequence ATGACACCATCGCGCGTTCCCCTGTCGATCCTCGACCTCGTACCGGTCGCCTCCGGCACCGATACACCCACCGCGCTCAACCAGTCCGTGGAGCTGGCGCAGCTAGCCGATTCGCTCGGCTATCACCGGTACTGGTACGCCGAGCACCACAACGTCGTCACGTTCGCCTCCTCGGCGACGTCGCTGCTCATCTGCAGGGCGGCCGAGAACACCAGGCGTATCCGGCTGGGGTCGGGCGGCGTCATGCTGCCCAACCACAGCCCGCTGATGGTGGCGGAGTACTACGGCACGCTCGCCGAGATGTTCGGTGACCGCATCGACCTCGGGCTGGGCCGTGCCCCGGGAACGGACCCGGTGACGGCCGCCGCGCTGCGCCGTGGCACCGCGGCGCAGGACACGTTCGTCGAAGACGTCGTCGAGCTGCACAGCTACCTCAGTTCCCGCGACGCGGGACCGGCATCGGTGAAGGCGCTGCCGGGGCAGGGGACCGAAGTCCCGCTGTGGATGCTCGGATCGAGCCTCGACGGCGCCGCGGTCGCCGCCTACCTGGGGCTGCCGTACGCGTTCGCCTCGCACTTCGCCCCTCAGCTGCGGCACGAGGCGCTCGCCCTGTACCGCTCACGCTTCTCGACAGAGTTCATCACCGCCGAGATCAAGCGGCCCTACGCCATGGCAGGCGTCAACGTCCTCGTGGCACCGACCGACGACGAGGCGCACTATCTGTTCACCACGGCCCAGCAGATGGCCGCAGGCATCCGCACCGGCCGGCGCGGCCCGCTGCCACCGCCGGTCAAGGACCTGGCGGCCGCGCTCAGCCCTGAGGTCGCACGGTTCGTGGACGACTTCCAGCAAGTGCGCGCGGTCGGGTCCCCGGAAACGGTCGTCGACGAGCTCAAGGCGATCGTCGCCGACCTGGAGGTCGACGAACTCATCATCACGACCTACACCCATGACCCAGCGCACCGGTTGCGTTCGTTCGCGCTGCTCGCCGAGGCATGGGGCCTCCCCGGCCACGTCGATTGA